A genomic region of Lysinibacillus sp. 2017 contains the following coding sequences:
- a CDS encoding YslB family protein: protein MEGYKMKTIPSFGYEIIRDHLLHSILGKHEEDVLYWAGKELARKFPLFSMDEVASFFVEAGWGQLVLEKEAKDETHYILTTEEENSLNIEQRCFRLEAGFLAEQKQKQLGFLTECYEEKNEKKNLVKFTLKWDLKEQI from the coding sequence ATGGAAGGGTATAAAATGAAAACGATTCCAAGTTTTGGTTACGAAATCATTCGTGATCATCTACTTCATTCAATTTTAGGAAAGCATGAAGAAGATGTACTATACTGGGCAGGCAAGGAATTAGCTAGAAAATTCCCATTATTCTCAATGGACGAAGTTGCTTCTTTCTTCGTTGAAGCTGGTTGGGGTCAGTTAGTACTTGAAAAAGAAGCCAAAGACGAAACACATTACATACTTACGACAGAAGAGGAAAACTCTTTGAATATCGAACAGCGTTGTTTCCGTTTAGAAGCTGGTTTTTTAGCAGAGCAAAAACAAAAGCAACTCGGCTTCTTAACGGAGTGCTATGAAGAAAAGAATGAAAAGAAAAACCTAGTTAAATTTACTTTAAAGTGGGATTTGAAGGAACAAATTTAA
- a CDS encoding succinate dehydrogenase cytochrome b558 subunit, with translation MSKDREFLWRRLHSLLGVVPVGLFLVFHLCLNFTAISGEANYNDSIGLLDLVPHWLLLVMEWVIIYIPLMFHAFYGVFIAFTATHNTKRFSTFRNWMFTLQRFTGIFLVIFIAWHIFQTRIQRAFGADVDWNMIAEIVDNPLMLAFYIVGIVSATFHLANGLWTFCVSWGITQSRKSQQIFTYVSLVVFVILSIIGVAAIVSFA, from the coding sequence TTGTCGAAAGATCGCGAATTTTTATGGCGCCGCTTACACTCGTTACTAGGTGTAGTTCCTGTCGGGTTGTTCTTGGTGTTCCACTTATGTTTGAACTTTACTGCAATTAGCGGTGAAGCAAATTACAATGATTCAATTGGACTTTTAGATCTAGTTCCACATTGGTTATTGTTAGTTATGGAATGGGTTATTATTTATATCCCACTTATGTTCCACGCATTCTACGGAGTGTTTATTGCATTTACTGCTACACACAACACGAAACGTTTCAGCACGTTCCGTAACTGGATGTTTACATTACAACGTTTTACAGGGATTTTCCTTGTAATCTTCATTGCATGGCATATCTTCCAAACACGTATCCAAAGAGCATTTGGTGCTGACGTTGATTGGAACATGATTGCAGAAATCGTGGACAATCCATTAATGTTAGCGTTTTATATTGTTGGTATCGTGTCTGCAACATTCCACTTAGCGAACGGCTTATGGACATTCTGCGTTAGCTGGGGTATCACTCAATCTAGAAAATCTCAACAAATCTTCACTTATGTTTCATTAGTGGTATTTGTGATTTTAAGTATTATTGGTGTTGCAGCAATCGTTTCATTCGCATAA